The Homo sapiens chromosome 4, GRCh38.p14 Primary Assembly genome contains the following window.
CACAAGCTGTTGTACCAGTCCATACATGAGACCTTGAGAGCCTGAATCAGGATGGTGAcagtgaggaaaaaaaaggaagggttAGATAGGAGAGAGatttcaaaggaaacaaaatcggTAGAACTTAGCTAATGCTGATAATAAAGGGTTCCAGGTTTTGAGCTTGGGTGATAGGAATGAAGACTTGGTTTTGCAGGAATGTGGTATTTTAGTTTGGGGTGACAGTCTAGTTAGAAATAAAGGTAGTTATTTTGAGATTCCAGATGTCCTTGAAAACAATGAATCATTGTTAAAGAGGTGGTAGTGGGAATGGAAAAGTTctaaggcaagagaaaaaaaaaaagaatgaaggctgATTCTGTTAGGCATTGAAGAAAAGGGAGAACCAAGAGAATGAAGCAGAGTTTTGAATCAGATAATAAGTTGTAATAACATAACTGTTACAGGTTGAATGGTGtcagtgtgccaggcactgttctaagcacttgacATTTGTTATTCCATTGAGTGCTTACATTACTGTATATTAGGTATAGCTATACATTATATGTTATTAGTGCATACTAAAAATGAGACACTGAATTAGAGAGAGGGTGGGTAACTTCTCCTAGGTCAAATAGCTAGTGTGTTGTGGAGTTGGTATACCAGCCCAGGAAGTCCTAAGACTGTGGTCTTCTGCCTCAGAGGAGAGCAGTTATGGTGAAGTCCCAGGTAGCCAAAAAGAAAGCTTCCAGAAGCAGTTGGTCAGTATCGTTTGAAATAGTTCtatgttttaacattttcttgtcCTGTTTCAGTATTAGGAGAGTTCCTGCATCCCTGTGAAGATGACATAGTTTGTAAATGTACCACAGATGAAAATAAGGTGCCTTATTTCAATGCTCCTGTTTActtagaaaacaaagaacaaattgGAAAAGTGGATGAAATATTTGGACAACTCAGAGATTTTGTATCCTTTTTCATTGGAAGGCCTGATAATATTCAAAGGTtgctatttgcatttttctgaggaGGCAGTTAAGTATAAATTAAAGTTGTTGCTTCATTAAATTAGACAGGATTGCTACAGATTGGACCATGAAGGAGAATCAAGGGGAGAATGTATTCATCCATAGATATTAAAATGACAGACCCTAGAACggtgactttttttttggaaaattctaTTAATGATGGCCATTTGGATAAGTACTACAGGATTAAGTTGGCTGATTTGGATGTAGTGGTGCCACTGGAAATGTAGAATTAGAAGTTGTTTGGTGCCCCCACTACTCTGgaaactccttccttcctttctctctctctctttttctctttctctctttctttctttctctctctttctctctctctttctttctctctcttgctctttccctgccttcttccctccctcccttcctcccttccttcctttcttttttcctttttttttttttttttgacagagactcactctgttgcccagggtggagtgcagtggcacgatctcatctcactacaacctccgcctcctgggttcgagcaattctcgtgcctcagcctttcaagtagctgagattacaggtgagcgccaccatgcccggctgatttttgtatttttggtggaggtggggtttcaccatgttggccaggatggtctcaaactcctggcctcaagtgatccatccgccttggccccccgaagtgctgggtttgcaggtgtgagccaccacgcccagcccctggAAATTCATTTCTTATCTTTCCTATATATATCCATACATTCTAACCTTGTTTTTGAAATTATACATGAATTCAGAACATTTGATATCATCTTTCATCTTAATTGCTCATTTGTTccttaatgaaaataatagtatttttcaGTTAAGTTGTCAGAAAACATGAAGGCTTCATCCTTTAAAAAACTACAGAAGGTGAGTCAAACTTATGATACTTGGGATCCTTGGTTTTATAAGGGAACGACCTATCTTAGGAAAGTCCTACTTGGAGCACTTGAGACTTTCCCAACATATCACTAGTAAAGCTCTTAAATTGAAATGTTCCATGCTATAAATATTGAACACACTAATctttaaaagtgatttatttgATACAGCctttagaaagtaaaaattacaaCTTTTGCTCATATTACCAAAATCTGTAAACTGCTAGAGTAAGAGTTTTTTGTTTATGTAAAACTCTCTTATTGAAAAGCTTTCATGACCAAACATTCTAGGTAGAATCTTAATTTGTAAAACTTACGTTATTTGAGAGGCGGTAGGTACTAAGTGATTTCACAAGAACTTCAATAACATGATATATGctatgaaggaaaaatacaggTTGCCATGAGAAGCTTTGTAGTGCCACCAGCTTTTTAAGTCTGTAGTGTTTCCTGAAAAAGTGAGCTTGAAGCTGAGGCCTGATTGTTGACTAACAGTGATTTCCACACCTGGTTGCATGTCAGAGTTATCTTGGGGAGCTTTTAAGAAGATGTATCTCTAGTTTCCACTTCTGGAAATTTGACCTAGGAGCTCTTAAGTAGCGTCCAggattcaattttaaaaaggaaaagcactTGGATAATTTTGATGTAGTTAGTCAAACACTTGAGAGCTGCTGAGCTAgtcaaagaggaagaggaaagtgCATTCCAAGTAGAGAAAACAGTATGTGCAGTCTCTGAGAGCAGGCAACTGAAAGGATACAAAAAGGCAGACATATAGGTTAGGAATGAAACATTTAGGAGAGGTGGGGAAAGTTGTGAATTAAGACCAGAGAGGTAGGAGGGGGCTTGATTAACTTAAGCCTTCAGGTGACAGGAAAGAGTTTAGACCTTAGTTtcaattgtgttttatttttgaataatggGATAACACAGTTAAATGAATGCTTCAAAAGAATACTGGGAAGATAAAAAGGCACCTTGGGAAGCGGTCAATATTGTGTGAGAGGGGCCAGATAGGAGGCTATAATAGTAGTTCTAAAAGAGATGGTATTTTGGACTCGGTAGTGAcagtggaaatggaaaaaatggaTTTATGAAAGATACAGGAAGTAGAATCAATAGGACTTGGTAATTGACTAGCTATTGAAATTGAAGAAGTAAAAAAATCACCATCTTTCAGATGTCTGACATCAACATCTTTGTGGGTGATGGTACCAATTAATGAAATGGGCAACAATGCAGAGGAGGGGGATTGGGGGAAGATAATGAGTTGGGTTTTGGACATAGTGAGGTTGAGGTACTTGTGAGACAGTCATGGTCAGTTTAAAGGAAGAGTCTAGACTGGAAATAGAATTGGGAATTTGTTAAGTATACAGACAGTACATGAAACATTgtaggaagaaagaatgaaaggaaaagagcACCTATGAAGAGTTTTGGGGCACCTCCTAAAACTAAAGGTCTGGTAGTGGAAACTCAGAAGTAAttgccagttaaaaaaaaaaaggcaaaccacAAGCCTGTCATAAAAGTGGTATCACAAAAAttgaaagagtgtttccaggaGGGACTGCTCAGCTATGGCAAAAGGCTGCAAAGTGTTCATTGGAAGACAGCCACATAGACATCAGGGAGTCATGGAGCCAGTGCATTGGTGGGCCCGGGAGCCAGAATGGATTAGGAAATGAGAGGGAGACAATAGCTTGTTGTCAGCATATGGCTACTAGTTGTAGAAACCTTGGCAAGTACTCAGGGGATTGACTGCTTCTGGCGTGCCTGGAGCTGTTGAGCCCAGAAAGAAACAATGCTGAAAAGGGATTCTCATCTTgtgacctgaaaaaaaaatgctggtaaTAGCCACTTAAATTCATCAGAATCCCTTAAATCACTTAAATTTCTCAGAATTATTTATTTGGGGGcttattgtttagttttttgggtttttgctttttaattacaGATACTAACTTGAGTACATTCTACCTCTCCCGGTTTCCATACCCCCTGCTATGTTGAGATTCAGCCCTCCTTACCCAGCCTGCGTTATTGTGAAGTTTGTAGACCAGTGCTCTCCACTTGAactttttgtagtgatgggaaTCCCTGCCCAGTAAAGTAGCTcttagccacatgtagctattgagCACGTGAAGTGTGGCTCATGTGACtcaggaactgaatttttaaacattaattaatGTAAATATAAGCCACCTGTGGCTGGTGGCTGCCATATTGAACAATGTAGATCTAGACAATATTTTTGAGATGATGGGCTGTGAAGGGAAGATGAGTAATAAGGTGATATCTAGAGAGGGATTCAGAGATCTTATTATAAGTCATATATTACAGTTTTGAAATCCTCGTGTGTTTTATGTAGAAGAACTATGATACAATATGCTCTTTACATCTCATTATTTGAGAAATGTCCTCTTTAACCCCAATTATAGGATGGGTATAGTTTCTGTATATCCTTCATTACTTTGTGTGTTCAGAAGATACCCTTTTGATCCTTTATTAAAGACTTGAAACAACTAGTATGCGAatgctttattttgaattttaatgctgtgttttttaatagttttatttttcttacggCAGTTCTGTTGAGTGGAAATGTTAAATAATCTATTTCTAAAGAGAAATGATATTGAATtggtcttgattttttaatatgcaTGTAATGCTTATTGTGTGCCAAAGTACAAGTGCCTTATATACATCACTTTTTTGATCATCACACAAACATGTGAGATAGATACTCTATTctctacattttacagataaggaaactaaggtaaactaacacaggaatagaaaaccaaacaccacatgttctcactcgtaagtgagagttgaacagtgagaacacatggacacagggagggaaacatcacatacctgggcctgtcgggggatggggggaaggggagggagagcaataGGGCAAATACCCGATGCAtacggggcttaaaacctagatgatgggttgataggtgcagcaaaccaccatggcacatgtgtacctatgtaacaaacctgcacgttctgcacatgtatcccagaacttaaggtaaaaaaaaaaaaaaaaaaaaaaaagaaacctaagtTAGTAAGAAATTAAGTCTCTACCCAGGGATATGTAGTAGAAAGTGGTAGGATtggggtttgaacccaggcagttttGACTCTATCATGTAGCTTCTTAATGATTATATTATACTGTCCCCCAAGTTGTATACTAATTGCTTCTATTATGTTTCCAGTTTTATATAGACCCATATAAGCTGCTGCCACTGCAGAGGTTTTTACCTCGACCTCCAGGTGAGAAAGGACCTCCAAGAGGTGGTGGCaggggaggccgaggaggaggaagaggaggaggtggcagaggTGGTGGCAGAGGCGGTAAGTTACTTGGGGAAAATTTCTAATGAAATTAACTGTGACTTTCACAGCTAATTCATACAATACAATTTAGCTTTGTACATAGCAAACCTCCCTTATGGTTCTTTTTATTAAAGCTGCTTTCCAATATTGGCAGATTGTCCATAATAATAATGCTTCATTTCAACAACttacttaaaaagaagaaaatctactAAAGTATACTTTTGAGGGACTTCATTTCTTTGGGTTATTCATGTTTTCTTGGACATTTTAATAAACCGTAagattatcttaattttaattcCTTAGTTAATATTATTGAGTGTAGACTGCATGCTGAAAGCTGGTCATACAttcttttaatttccatgtatatatttttaatactcaGCGAAACCTTTTGAGATAGATGATATCcttattttatgaatgaggaaacggAGACTTACAGAAATTAATTTGCCCCAATCAAACAATTGGCAGACCCAAGAATTAAAATGCATATCTTCTGATGTCATGTCAAGAACTATTACTAATA
Protein-coding sequences here:
- the GAR1 gene encoding H/ACA ribonucleoprotein complex subunit 1, yielding MSFRGGGRGGFNRGGGGGGFNRGGSSNHFRGGGGGGGGGNFRGGGRGGFGRGGGRGGFNKGQDQGPPERVVLLGEFLHPCEDDIVCKCTTDENKVPYFNAPVYLENKEQIGKVDEIFGQLRDFYFSVKLSENMKASSFKKLQKFYIDPYKLLPLQRFLPRPPGEKGPPRGGGRGGRGGGRGGGGRGGGRGGGFRGGRGGGGGGFRGGRGGGFRGRGH